Within the Acidobacteriota bacterium genome, the region CGGAATCCACTCGCACAGGTGCAGGCTCAACCGGTGGTGCGCCGCGTCCGCCGTCACGTTCGACGGCAGCGAAGGCAGCGCCGTCCAGTCCATCCCCACCAGCACCGCGATGTTCCACAGCGCCAGCGCCAACGACAGCCCCGTCGCCACCAGCGCCACCGCCGAGATCACCTTCCGGTTCCCCTGCTCCCACTTCCACCCGAAGGCGCCGTTCACCAGCGCACCCAGCGCCGGCAGCACGGGAATCAACCAGAGAAGTTGCACGGAGGTCATGCGCCACCTCCCGCCCGAAAGCCTCTCCCCAGAGAGCCGGCGAGAGCGTGGGGACAGGCGCCTTCGAAATTCGAAGTTCCAGATCCGAAATTCATCCCTTCAACTCCCTGGCTTCGTCCACGTTGGCGGTGTGCTTCACCCGGTACAGGGCGATGAGGAGCCCGAGGCCCACGGCCGCTTCCCCGGCGGCCACGGCGATGAGGAAGACCGTGAACACCTGTCCCGTCAGGTTCTGCCAGAGGTTCGAAAAGGCCACGAAGTTGAGGCCGGCCCCGGCGAAGATCAATTCGATGGACAGGAGGACGACGATGAAATTCCGTCTCGCGAGGACGCCGAAGATGCCGAGACAGAAGAGGAGAAAACCCACCAGGACCAGCGCCGGGATGGACACGTCAGACCTCCTTCTTGGCCAGGAAGACGCCGCCGACCACCGCCACGAGGAGGAGGATGGAGGCCGCCTCGAAGGGATAGAGGAAATCGCCGTAGAGGACCTTGGCGACCCTGCGCGTGTTGTCCGCCGCCGGAGCGGGTTGTGGGGACGCCTCCGCGTCGGCGGTCGCCGCGACGGCGGGGCGCCCTCCAGGGGAAGCGGCGTACTCGCTGTGGTAGAGGCGGTGCCCCATCCAGAGGAAGAGCGCCAAGACGAGCACGAAGGCCGGCCAGGCCTGGAAGTGGACCTGGCGCGTCAACCGGAGCACCTGGTTGTCCACCAGCATGATGCCGAAGAGGTACAGGACCATGATGCCGCCGGCGTACACGAGGACCTGTACGGCCGCCACGAACTCGGCTCGGAGGGCGAGGTACAGGACCGCCAGGCCGAGAAAGCCCACCAGGAGCGAAACGGCGGCCGTGATGGGACTGCGCGCGAAGACCACCCCGAGCGCACACGCCACGATGACCGCCGCGAGCAGGATCATGAAGACCGTCATCCCCTCTCCTCCCGAATGTTCTTCCCACCGCGGTGACCCACGGGCCGCGGAGAATTCGCCTCAAGAAACCCCAGGACCCCTTCCTTCGCCGGCGCCCTTCGCTCCTGCCCGGAGACTCATCACTTCTTCACCGGCACGTTCTCGATCCAGTTCCACCTGTAGCGGGTCTGATCCAGGTCGTAGGGGAGCCTCTCCCGGTCAAAGAGCAACTCCCTGTGGTCGAACACAACCAGCTCAAACTCCTGGGAATGGTGGATGGAGCCCGTCGGGCAGGGATCCACGCAGAGCCCGCAATGGAGGCAGTGCTCCTGGTTCAGGTAAAACTCCGCCGGACGCTTGTCCGTCTTGAAGACCTCCTTGGGGGGAGGAAAAACCTTGATGCACCCCTCCGGACAGGCCTTTTCGCACATCCGGCAGGAAATGCAGGTCTCGATCTCCACGTGGAGCCGTCCCTTGGTGCGGTACGGGAGAACCGGGCGGACGTCGGGGTAAAGCTCGGTGACCTTCGGCTTCACCATGTACTTGTGGGTG harbors:
- the nuoK gene encoding NADH-quinone oxidoreductase subunit NuoK; the protein is MSIPALVLVGFLLFCLGIFGVLARRNFIVVLLSIELIFAGAGLNFVAFSNLWQNLTGQVFTVFLIAVAAGEAAVGLGLLIALYRVKHTANVDEARELKG
- a CDS encoding NADH-quinone oxidoreductase subunit J, with the translated sequence MTVFMILLAAVIVACALGVVFARSPITAAVSLLVGFLGLAVLYLALRAEFVAAVQVLVYAGGIMVLYLFGIMLVDNQVLRLTRQVHFQAWPAFVLVLALFLWMGHRLYHSEYAASPGGRPAVAATADAEASPQPAPAADNTRRVAKVLYGDFLYPFEAASILLLVAVVGGVFLAKKEV
- a CDS encoding NADH-quinone oxidoreductase subunit I, with protein sequence MSAALQFLKMVTFWELLKGMRVTHKYMVKPKVTELYPDVRPVLPYRTKGRLHVEIETCISCRMCEKACPEGCIKVFPPPKEVFKTDKRPAEFYLNQEHCLHCGLCVDPCPTGSIHHSQEFELVVFDHRELLFDRERLPYDLDQTRYRWNWIENVPVKK